A window of Desulfofundulus luciae contains these coding sequences:
- a CDS encoding copper amine oxidase N-terminal domain-containing protein: protein MRKTAALLTFLLVILAFAFPVLAAPGHKAVFVVGQGSYTVDGQDREMDAAPFVESDRTFVPVRYLAYALGIAEKDITWDVKTQTVTITAYDDGWATVVEMQIGVSVLTVIKEPPPGVMTFRYDRTVVQMGVSSLLKGGRVYLPARFVAEALGYEVGWELGSRAVLIGPKGDLPEPPQLLKPPVIHGIKLSPPSREVNGWYEVAGTVVFAADVTGAEHVEFRLSPTGTEAPVVLSRVDNDGRDGWTFTWEVPPEDLTMHLTVVASNSAGTSQEIINLYHEAKR, encoded by the coding sequence ATGCGCAAAACAGCCGCTTTGTTGACCTTCCTGCTGGTAATCCTGGCTTTCGCTTTCCCCGTTCTGGCCGCGCCAGGTCATAAGGCCGTGTTCGTTGTCGGTCAGGGGAGCTATACGGTGGACGGACAGGACAGGGAAATGGACGCCGCGCCTTTTGTTGAAAGTGACCGCACCTTCGTGCCGGTAAGATACTTGGCCTACGCCCTGGGCATAGCGGAGAAGGACATAACTTGGGACGTCAAGACGCAAACCGTAACCATAACCGCATATGACGACGGTTGGGCAACCGTTGTAGAAATGCAGATTGGCGTTTCAGTGCTCACGGTAATAAAAGAACCGCCGCCGGGAGTAATGACGTTCCGTTACGACAGGACCGTTGTACAGATGGGCGTTTCTTCCCTGTTGAAAGGTGGCCGTGTCTACCTGCCCGCCAGGTTTGTTGCAGAGGCGTTGGGGTATGAAGTGGGCTGGGAACTCGGGAGCCGGGCCGTCCTGATCGGGCCTAAGGGGGATCTGCCGGAACCGCCCCAATTATTAAAGCCCCCGGTTATCCACGGAATTAAGTTATCTCCTCCGTCAAGGGAAGTAAACGGGTGGTACGAGGTAGCCGGTACTGTGGTTTTTGCGGCTGACGTGACAGGCGCCGAACACGTTGAGTTCCGGCTTTCGCCCACAGGTACCGAGGCGCCGGTAGTACTGAGCCGCGTGGACAATGACGGTCGGGACGGCTGGACTTTCACCTGGGAGGTGCCGCCGGAGGACCTGACCATGCACCTTACGGTTGTTGCCTCGAACAGTGCTGGTACCAGTCAGGAGATCATTAACCTTTATCACGAAGCGAAACGCTGA
- a CDS encoding DUF262 domain-containing protein — protein sequence MSYQYPITIAQALYAIRNGKYLLPSIQRGVVWSHEQIERLFDSLMRDYPIGSFLFWRVEKEQVNNYQFYEFIREYHERDTVDNPPAAVSGQEEIIGVLDGQQRLTALYIGLQGSYAYKIPWKRWDNPAAFPKRRLYLNLLGQSGRDDLLYDFRFLTNEEAKEQGADKHWFKVGEILQWNTLDKVNQYLCSNNLHSPLESPSNLRTPSSMLTRLYEVVYMKPVINYYLETSQDLDKVLNIFIRVNSGGTQLSYSDLLLSIASASWKYRNARDEINNLVKEINDIGDKFNFDKDFVMKASLVLCDFTNIAFNARNFNKDNMTIIENKWDKIAGAIRAAVHIVSSIGFNRDTLPANNAVIPIAYYAYKRGITDQKACDGYIHSLASASDLRNIQKWLSICLLKRTFSGQIDSILTSMREVIRNHIEVQRAADFPFDAIVAKFKGTPKSLVFTDDEIENLLNYTYGQAYTFSVLALLYPTLDYRNKFHVDHIHPKSVFAPKNLNSMGLAPEYIQYYQSNRDKLPNLQLLEGLYNLQKSSSSLIDWLERVCADPVARDAYLRKHYIPTNINLEFKNFPQFFEERKKLMADKLRRILSF from the coding sequence ATGTCTTATCAGTATCCGATAACAATAGCGCAAGCTTTATATGCAATCCGTAATGGCAAATATTTGTTGCCCTCTATTCAGAGAGGAGTAGTGTGGAGCCATGAACAGATTGAACGACTTTTTGATTCTTTGATGCGCGATTATCCTATTGGTTCCTTCTTGTTTTGGAGAGTAGAAAAAGAGCAAGTCAATAATTATCAATTCTACGAATTTATTCGGGAATATCATGAACGTGATACTGTTGATAACCCACCCGCTGCTGTGAGCGGCCAAGAAGAAATAATTGGTGTACTTGACGGGCAACAACGTTTAACAGCACTTTATATCGGTCTTCAAGGATCATACGCTTACAAAATACCCTGGAAACGATGGGATAATCCCGCAGCGTTTCCAAAAAGAAGGCTTTACCTTAATTTACTCGGTCAATCAGGAAGAGATGACCTTTTATACGATTTTAGGTTTCTAACAAATGAAGAAGCTAAGGAGCAAGGGGCAGACAAGCACTGGTTCAAGGTTGGAGAAATCTTGCAGTGGAACACACTAGACAAAGTAAATCAGTATCTGTGTTCAAACAACCTCCATAGTCCATTGGAGAGTCCATCAAACTTGCGAACCCCGTCTTCAATGCTAACGAGGCTTTATGAGGTAGTGTACATGAAGCCAGTAATTAATTATTACCTTGAGACAAGTCAGGATTTAGATAAAGTGCTTAACATATTCATTAGGGTTAATAGTGGCGGCACACAGCTAAGTTACTCCGACCTCCTTCTTTCCATTGCTTCAGCTTCCTGGAAATATAGAAATGCTAGAGACGAAATTAACAATTTGGTCAAAGAAATCAACGATATTGGCGATAAATTTAACTTTGATAAAGACTTTGTAATGAAAGCTTCTCTAGTGTTGTGTGATTTCACGAATATAGCATTTAATGCCAGGAACTTTAACAAAGATAACATGACTATTATAGAAAACAAGTGGGATAAAATTGCTGGGGCAATTCGAGCAGCGGTCCATATTGTGTCAAGCATCGGTTTCAATAGGGATACGCTACCTGCTAATAATGCGGTCATTCCTATTGCATATTACGCTTATAAGAGGGGGATCACTGACCAAAAAGCTTGTGATGGGTATATTCACTCGTTGGCTTCCGCGAGTGACTTAAGGAATATCCAGAAATGGCTATCTATTTGCTTGTTAAAGAGAACTTTCAGCGGACAAATTGACAGTATCTTAACATCCATGCGAGAAGTAATCAGAAACCACATTGAAGTGCAGCGGGCAGCAGATTTTCCTTTTGACGCTATTGTTGCCAAGTTTAAAGGAACTCCTAAGTCTTTGGTATTCACAGACGATGAAATTGAGAATTTACTTAACTACACTTACGGGCAGGCTTACACCTTTTCTGTACTCGCTCTTTTATACCCTACTCTTGATTATAGAAATAAATTTCACGTTGATCACATTCATCCCAAGAGTGTCTTTGCGCCAAAGAATCTCAATTCAATGGGTTTGGCCCCCGAATATATCCAGTATTACCAGAGTAATCGCGACAAGCTCCCCAACTTACAGCTACTTGAAGGATTATACAATTTACAAAAGTCTTCAAGTTCGTTAATAGATTGGCTAGAAAGAGTTTGCGCAGACCCTGTAGCGAGAGACGCGTATTTAAGAAAGCATTATATTCCAACAAATATTAATCTTGAATTCAAGAATTTTCCTCAGTTTTTTGAAGAACGGAAAAAGCTAATGGCTGACAAACTGAGACGCATCCTTTCTTTTTAG
- a CDS encoding chemotaxis protein CheW: MSSEQQLVIFELGGQEYGLPIKETREIIRLAKVSKLPGAPAHMEGIINLRGSILPVINLSRLLDLPLSDQEQDMRIIVAEHGDRKAGLIVGRVNEVGVYSEEELETPLAGDEARYIKAVINKGNRLWLLLNLEKVFS, from the coding sequence ATGTCATCTGAACAACAGTTGGTCATATTTGAGCTGGGTGGTCAGGAATATGGCTTACCGATTAAAGAGACAAGGGAAATTATACGCCTAGCTAAAGTTTCCAAATTGCCCGGTGCGCCGGCACACATGGAGGGAATAATTAACCTGCGCGGAAGCATCCTACCCGTAATCAACTTAAGCCGCCTGCTTGACTTGCCTCTAAGTGATCAGGAACAAGACATGCGCATTATTGTTGCTGAACATGGAGACAGAAAAGCCGGATTAATAGTGGGCAGAGTCAATGAAGTCGGGGTTTACAGCGAGGAGGAGCTGGAGACCCCGCTTGCAGGTGACGAGGCTAGATACATAAAGGCCGTCATTAACAAAGGCAATCGGCTCTGGTTGCTATTGAACCTGGAAAAAGTTTTTTCGTGA
- a CDS encoding DEAD/DEAH box helicase: MKAAKITAVNGYTNHDKLTDETLKEAITRGLKEGLLKIPESDAGGAFDPSWSMREYLKANARVLSERIKIVRPRHDPETDRLHPAIGRMERIPFPAQAHVIQGLVNTLEEQDMAVACGDMGTGKSIIALGVCNVLYEKKKGPMTVLLCAPGVTIPKWEKKEIAETLPDAKVLVIRSTEDAARYIRMVREGHRPEGLEFVLVGLDRAKLGPEPWFSGIWKRVRGTEEYAWHCPDCGNPIENVYIKAREGERPFLTWKDLACGKPPKERRNLQPNGLPEGFIPKWKLPSKHRKCPSCGTPLWRPALKSRNETPNRPRWFVSFILKKLKKHFDLFIMDEVHQTKARDSGRGDAFAQMLKSAKKTLCLTGTLINGMSSSIKELLWRTDPRSLIREGFNHKTSAVAWAKKYGVLEKVIRSSDEDEGIVTRRKKSGDQAREKPGIAPELVVNHLLHRAAFLELGDLELPLVELKEIPVFVEMDPEHMEKYKEFHQELYNLCMSAYMSGSPGAFAKFIPAAINYADRPDLGAEVAVKDRGKKVLGMVYAPAFPDDYYHAKERELVCLVRENLAEDRGVVIYCNYTDSYGVRHRLKEVLEAHGIEAHVLESHVSPEKRVEWLAQKEEEGVKVIICNMRLVEVGLDLLPWPTIIFYQMNYDINTVRQASRRAWRIGQTRECRVYYLVYEGTQQAAQFEYCMVKRAHAMLAEGRIDRSELAKFGRDLTSSLAADIADCLAGEEAAEKWKELAEKDLDEKLELVEESKFLEILAKTQKKLARKTLELCGLPVDEIEETEEVKRPTILELAAFLPKRRKKRAPKAPKGYRQLSLEDLLFGAGM, translated from the coding sequence TTGAAGGCAGCGAAGATAACTGCCGTAAATGGTTACACTAACCATGATAAGCTTACGGACGAGACATTGAAGGAAGCAATAACCCGCGGGCTGAAGGAGGGTCTTTTAAAGATTCCCGAATCCGATGCCGGAGGCGCATTTGACCCTTCGTGGTCGATGCGGGAGTATTTGAAGGCCAACGCCCGGGTCCTTTCGGAACGGATTAAAATCGTCCGCCCAAGGCACGACCCGGAGACAGACAGGCTCCACCCGGCCATAGGCCGGATGGAGAGGATACCGTTCCCGGCGCAGGCCCACGTCATCCAGGGGCTGGTCAACACCCTGGAAGAGCAGGACATGGCCGTGGCCTGCGGTGACATGGGCACGGGGAAGTCCATAATAGCCCTGGGCGTGTGCAACGTACTCTATGAGAAAAAGAAAGGACCCATGACCGTCCTCCTGTGTGCTCCTGGAGTGACGATACCCAAGTGGGAGAAGAAGGAGATTGCCGAAACGCTTCCCGACGCGAAAGTGCTCGTAATCAGGAGCACGGAGGACGCGGCGAGGTATATCCGTATGGTCAGGGAAGGTCACAGACCTGAAGGGCTGGAATTCGTCCTGGTCGGCCTGGACAGGGCGAAACTGGGACCCGAGCCCTGGTTTTCGGGGATATGGAAGAGGGTCAGGGGGACGGAAGAATATGCCTGGCACTGCCCCGACTGCGGAAACCCGATTGAAAACGTCTATATTAAAGCAAGAGAAGGCGAACGGCCCTTTTTAACCTGGAAAGATCTCGCCTGTGGAAAGCCTCCGAAAGAGCGCAGAAATCTCCAGCCCAACGGGCTTCCGGAAGGGTTCATCCCCAAATGGAAGCTTCCCTCCAAGCACAGGAAATGTCCCTCCTGCGGAACTCCACTCTGGAGGCCCGCCCTGAAGTCCAGGAATGAAACCCCCAACAGGCCCCGCTGGTTCGTGAGCTTCATCCTGAAGAAGCTGAAGAAGCACTTCGACCTGTTCATCATGGACGAGGTGCACCAGACGAAGGCCCGCGACTCCGGCAGGGGCGACGCCTTCGCCCAGATGTTAAAGTCAGCGAAGAAGACCCTGTGCCTGACGGGGACCCTGATCAACGGGATGTCCTCCAGCATAAAAGAACTGCTCTGGAGGACCGACCCGAGATCCCTCATCAGGGAGGGGTTCAATCACAAGACCAGTGCCGTGGCCTGGGCAAAAAAGTACGGCGTCCTGGAGAAAGTCATCCGTTCGTCCGACGAGGACGAAGGGATAGTCACCAGACGCAAAAAGTCCGGCGACCAGGCCAGGGAGAAACCCGGCATAGCCCCGGAGCTGGTGGTGAACCACCTCCTCCACCGGGCGGCTTTCCTCGAACTGGGCGACCTGGAACTCCCCCTGGTGGAGCTGAAAGAAATCCCCGTGTTCGTGGAGATGGACCCCGAGCATATGGAAAAGTACAAGGAATTCCACCAGGAACTCTACAACCTCTGCATGAGCGCCTACATGAGCGGTTCGCCCGGGGCGTTCGCAAAATTTATCCCTGCAGCGATAAATTATGCCGACCGCCCCGACCTGGGCGCGGAGGTTGCCGTGAAAGACAGGGGCAAAAAAGTTCTGGGCATGGTGTACGCCCCGGCTTTCCCGGACGACTATTACCACGCCAAAGAGAGGGAACTGGTCTGCCTGGTCCGGGAGAACCTGGCGGAAGACCGGGGTGTGGTGATTTACTGCAACTACACCGACTCCTACGGGGTGCGCCACCGCTTGAAAGAAGTCCTGGAAGCTCACGGGATAGAGGCCCACGTCCTGGAGAGCCACGTTTCGCCCGAAAAGCGGGTGGAGTGGCTGGCCCAGAAGGAGGAAGAAGGGGTCAAAGTTATAATCTGCAACATGCGCCTGGTGGAAGTGGGTCTGGATTTACTTCCCTGGCCCACGATTATTTTCTACCAGATGAACTACGACATAAACACCGTCCGCCAGGCGTCCAGGAGGGCCTGGAGGATAGGTCAGACCCGGGAGTGCCGGGTATATTATTTAGTCTACGAAGGTACTCAGCAGGCCGCGCAGTTTGAGTACTGCATGGTCAAACGTGCCCACGCCATGCTTGCCGAGGGGAGGATTGACCGCTCGGAGCTGGCGAAGTTCGGGCGCGACCTGACCTCATCCCTGGCGGCGGACATCGCCGACTGTCTTGCTGGTGAAGAAGCCGCCGAGAAATGGAAGGAACTGGCCGAAAAGGACCTGGACGAAAAGCTGGAACTGGTGGAAGAATCGAAGTTCCTGGAGATTCTCGCTAAAACGCAGAAGAAGCTGGCCAGGAAGACTCTCGAACTCTGCGGCCTGCCGGTGGACGAAATCGAAGAAACAGAAGAAGTCAAGCGGCCGACCATCCTGGAGCTGGCGGCGTTCCTTCCGAAGCGCCGGAAGAAGCGCGCACCGAAAGCTCCGAAAGGGTACAGGCAGCTCAGTCTGGAGGACTTATTGTTCGGGGCGGGTATGTAA
- a CDS encoding HD-GYP domain-containing protein: MRSTLIYAARVLVRVQESRFKSAYLHSQRVAFYALLLARELGLDEKYQKRVYLAGLLHDIGKIGIPDFILFKRSKLTAEEWEEIKRHPVFSYEILSTIPGMKEISLMVLHHHERYDGTGYPAGLAAQDIPLGARILAVADSFDAMTTERIYRPFPLSREEALKEMHCCAGGQFDPLLVEVFSRLIGRGETDLSLYEREFTTNFYSKI, from the coding sequence ATGAGGTCCACACTTATTTACGCTGCTCGGGTACTGGTTCGGGTGCAGGAATCTCGATTTAAGTCGGCCTACCTGCATTCTCAACGAGTGGCCTTTTATGCGCTCTTGCTGGCCAGGGAGTTGGGACTGGACGAAAAATACCAGAAGCGCGTCTACTTAGCTGGCCTTCTGCACGACATAGGCAAAATAGGCATCCCCGACTTTATACTGTTTAAGCGGAGCAAGTTGACTGCCGAGGAATGGGAGGAGATAAAAAGGCACCCGGTTTTCAGTTATGAAATTCTCTCAACCATTCCCGGTATGAAAGAAATTAGTCTAATGGTCCTACACCACCACGAAAGATACGATGGAACGGGCTATCCCGCTGGACTTGCAGCTCAAGATATACCACTGGGGGCGCGCATTTTAGCCGTTGCCGACAGCTTCGACGCCATGACCACGGAGAGGATCTACCGACCTTTTCCATTATCCCGGGAAGAGGCTCTGAAGGAAATGCACTGCTGTGCCGGAGGGCAGTTTGATCCACTTTTGGTGGAAGTTTTTAGTCGCTTGATAGGACGGGGAGAAACTGATTTGAGCCTCTACGAACGAGAATTTACGACTAATTTTTATTCCAAAATTTAA
- a CDS encoding DUF1284 domain-containing protein, producing the protein MIRLRGHHLICLHFYRSEGYSREFVENLEDVVRRATEGEEIAVVEGADDICRACPTLQGEKCVAKPGVDAEIREMDAEAAAYLGVEVGSKVLWQEIKAKVMAMSKEWLAAFCEGCDWGKVCAESKRALGLD; encoded by the coding sequence ATGATCAGATTGAGGGGTCACCACTTGATTTGCCTTCACTTCTACCGGAGCGAGGGATACAGTCGGGAATTTGTCGAAAACCTGGAAGACGTAGTGCGCAGGGCTACGGAGGGCGAAGAAATAGCGGTAGTTGAAGGCGCGGACGACATCTGCCGGGCTTGCCCGACGCTCCAGGGAGAAAAGTGCGTCGCCAAGCCCGGGGTGGACGCAGAAATCAGGGAAATGGATGCGGAAGCTGCCGCGTACCTCGGTGTCGAAGTTGGGTCAAAGGTGCTCTGGCAGGAAATAAAAGCCAAAGTGATGGCGATGTCCAAAGAGTGGCTGGCGGCTTTCTGCGAGGGGTGCGATTGGGGAAAAGTCTGCGCCGAAAGCAAGAGGGCACTTGGGTTGGATTGA
- a CDS encoding aspartyl-phosphate phosphatase Spo0E family protein, whose product MELGKTILRLEKARRELLATNPGDKEKLLAASRKVDELILEYYRAKLGPKTVGSATGR is encoded by the coding sequence TTGGAGCTTGGTAAGACGATCCTGCGGCTGGAGAAGGCCAGGAGGGAACTGCTGGCTACAAATCCGGGCGACAAAGAAAAGCTCCTGGCGGCCAGCCGGAAGGTGGACGAGCTGATCTTGGAGTACTACCGGGCGAAGCTCGGCCCCAAAACGGTGGGGTCGGCAACAGGAAGATAA
- a CDS encoding RNA-guided endonuclease InsQ/TnpB family protein, which produces MFAAFKIDLLHSQSVQAVASMYYEAWERTRELREKGHTDWRYPYRKKYFFTVTWKKAAIKHRGTYLKLSNRRGVKSLELELPEHLKDAVIHQVQLVWHRNGYWLHVTVERPALPEVQGDVYAAADPGEVHALALTDGEEALVISGRLLRSLARLRNKELRKFQRAISKTEKGSRRRKKLLAAKYKFLNWIERQMEHILHAISAIVVRWCEKRKVKKLFYGNPSGVREKDCGRKHNQRMSQWPFGWLRELIEYKLKLRGIELEKKEEHGTSGTCPKCASYTKQSGRVYKCGNKDCGFTGIHRDVVGASGILDVSLNGEFTRGRKLPEKVVYVRPVARKVKQRKKAA; this is translated from the coding sequence ATCTTCGCTGCCTTCAAAATCGACCTGCTCCACTCCCAGTCTGTTCAGGCCGTAGCCAGCATGTACTACGAAGCGTGGGAAAGGACCAGGGAGTTGAGAGAAAAAGGCCACACCGACTGGAGATACCCCTACCGCAAGAAATACTTCTTCACGGTCACCTGGAAGAAAGCGGCCATAAAGCACAGGGGGACCTACTTGAAGCTCTCCAACAGGCGCGGGGTGAAGTCGCTGGAGCTGGAACTCCCGGAACACTTAAAAGACGCTGTTATTCACCAGGTCCAGCTTGTCTGGCACCGCAACGGGTACTGGCTGCACGTGACGGTAGAGAGACCGGCCCTGCCCGAAGTCCAGGGCGACGTTTATGCTGCAGCCGACCCGGGCGAGGTCCACGCGCTGGCCCTGACTGACGGCGAAGAGGCGCTGGTGATCAGCGGCAGGCTGCTCCGCTCCCTGGCCAGGCTGCGTAACAAGGAACTCCGGAAGTTTCAGCGGGCCATTTCTAAAACCGAGAAGGGCTCCCGGCGGAGGAAGAAACTCCTGGCCGCCAAGTATAAATTCCTGAACTGGATAGAGCGGCAAATGGAACACATACTGCACGCGATTTCTGCAATCGTGGTGCGCTGGTGCGAAAAGAGGAAAGTGAAGAAGCTCTTCTACGGCAACCCTTCCGGCGTGCGGGAGAAGGACTGTGGCAGGAAACACAACCAGCGGATGAGCCAGTGGCCGTTCGGGTGGTTGAGAGAACTGATCGAGTACAAACTGAAACTTCGCGGCATTGAGTTGGAGAAAAAAGAAGAGCACGGCACTTCCGGTACCTGCCCGAAGTGCGCGAGTTACACGAAGCAGTCTGGCCGGGTCTACAAATGCGGCAACAAGGACTGTGGTTTCACCGGAATCCACCGGGACGTTGTGGGGGCTTCCGGGATTTTGGACGTGAGCCTGAACGGGGAGTTCACGAGAGGTCGGAAGCTGCCCGAAAAGGTAGTCTATGTCCGGCCGGTGGCAAGAAAAGTTAAGCAGCGGAAAAAAGCTGCCTGA
- a CDS encoding nuclease-related domain-containing protein: MLGGLSKGYAVFNDFPCPMGNIDHIVVGPKGVFVIETKGHSGEITLSPDGNLLRDSKPLDKDFLKQVLGQSFWLKEKLAGPDGRAPFVNPVVVFTRAFVKVYQPVKSVRIVNKKWLINYITENKGRLEKEEVDRIFYRLLSMKSEMAPAEK, translated from the coding sequence ATTCTCGGGGGGTTATCGAAGGGGTACGCCGTCTTCAACGATTTTCCCTGCCCCATGGGCAACATAGACCACATCGTGGTAGGCCCAAAGGGAGTTTTCGTCATCGAGACCAAGGGCCATTCCGGCGAGATAACCCTCTCTCCAGACGGGAACTTGCTGCGAGATTCGAAACCTCTAGATAAGGACTTTTTAAAGCAGGTGCTGGGGCAGAGTTTCTGGCTCAAGGAGAAGCTGGCAGGCCCGGATGGGAGGGCGCCGTTTGTCAACCCGGTCGTGGTATTTACTCGTGCTTTTGTAAAGGTCTACCAACCGGTTAAGAGTGTCCGGATTGTAAACAAGAAATGGCTCATCAACTACATTACGGAGAATAAAGGCAGGCTTGAAAAGGAGGAAGTGGACCGGATTTTCTACCGCCTGCTCAGTATGAAGTCTGAGATGGCCCCGGCAGAGAAATAG
- a CDS encoding ASCH domain-containing protein, giving the protein MLEQETVELGPVYQCRAFRRAEPFMHVRVTAVRRERLGDITEEDAWKEGYPSVEAYRGAFERIYGFWDPDAGVWVVEFEPVT; this is encoded by the coding sequence GTGCTTGAGCAGGAAACGGTGGAGCTTGGCCCCGTTTACCAGTGCAGGGCTTTCCGCCGAGCGGAGCCGTTCATGCACGTGAGGGTAACCGCCGTCCGGCGGGAGAGGCTGGGCGACATTACGGAGGAGGACGCTTGGAAGGAAGGCTACCCGTCAGTGGAGGCGTACCGGGGAGCGTTCGAACGGATATACGGCTTCTGGGACCCAGACGCTGGGGTGTGGGTGGTGGAGTTCGAACCGGTTACGTAA
- a CDS encoding methyl-accepting chemotaxis protein — protein MLFFRKKSEPGTSNTFNSGDLLFGLSVGRFIMAHTDLLALWSRLKADEAAREAEVQASGSQELSATIEEVNASVEESAAAHHQMKQLAEANRSAMAEMDRLLKVVATGIQYMRDQLNEVSQRFNQVNQIGEEVAEIAEQTNLLALNAAIEAARAGEHGRGFAVVAEEVRKLAGKTKDAVGTVKELTAEVGQLSESADRSSKEVTDSFEVYSRQVTSVVQSIDESMKQVELATSALDEITRVMNQVATTTTDLAQSSQRLAQITAFGDSCTANASHIREATLPVLEELLVEITEDTPVHILAARLFDHARFINTVVAKVGTGEKLSDHTECAFGRWYIGEGGSQFGHLPAWRVIDEPHRLVHTVGAALVREARAEAAEELAQASLELLRCFVALKKEIAEIAKG, from the coding sequence TTGCTGTTCTTCAGAAAGAAAAGTGAGCCGGGTACATCCAATACCTTCAATTCGGGTGATTTGCTTTTTGGGCTTAGCGTAGGTCGTTTCATTATGGCACACACAGATCTCCTGGCCCTGTGGAGCCGCTTGAAGGCAGATGAAGCGGCCCGCGAGGCGGAGGTTCAGGCATCGGGTTCCCAAGAACTCTCTGCCACTATCGAGGAAGTCAATGCTTCCGTGGAAGAATCGGCTGCCGCTCATCACCAAATGAAACAGCTGGCAGAGGCCAATCGCTCGGCGATGGCGGAGATGGACAGGCTTTTAAAAGTTGTGGCTACCGGTATACAGTACATGAGAGACCAGCTGAATGAAGTAAGCCAGCGTTTTAATCAGGTCAACCAGATTGGCGAAGAAGTTGCGGAGATTGCAGAACAGACCAACCTCCTGGCACTGAACGCTGCTATAGAAGCTGCCCGGGCTGGCGAACACGGGCGTGGTTTTGCCGTAGTAGCTGAAGAAGTAAGGAAGCTCGCGGGAAAAACGAAGGATGCGGTAGGGACTGTGAAAGAATTAACTGCAGAAGTGGGTCAATTATCAGAGTCAGCCGACCGCAGCAGCAAAGAGGTAACGGATTCCTTTGAGGTTTATTCCAGGCAGGTTACCTCTGTGGTACAAAGCATAGACGAAAGCATGAAGCAGGTGGAACTTGCAACCAGCGCCCTCGACGAAATAACCCGGGTCATGAATCAGGTTGCCACTACGACAACGGATCTTGCCCAGTCGTCCCAGCGGCTTGCCCAAATAACAGCCTTCGGTGACTCTTGTACAGCCAATGCCAGTCACATCCGTGAAGCCACCCTGCCGGTTCTGGAAGAACTCCTGGTCGAGATAACTGAGGATACGCCGGTTCATATCCTGGCAGCCAGGCTTTTCGACCATGCCCGGTTCATTAACACTGTAGTGGCCAAAGTTGGAACAGGTGAAAAATTATCCGACCATACCGAATGCGCCTTTGGGCGCTGGTATATAGGTGAGGGCGGCAGCCAGTTCGGCCACTTGCCTGCCTGGCGGGTTATAGACGAGCCTCACCGCCTGGTTCATACTGTCGGCGCTGCTCTGGTGAGAGAAGCCCGGGCAGAAGCAGCCGAAGAATTGGCACAGGCATCCCTGGAACTGCTACGTTGCTTCGTGGCGTTGAAAAAAGAGATTGCCGAAATAGCCAAAGGTTAA